From one Babesia bovis T2Bo chromosome 3, whole genome shotgun sequence genomic stretch:
- a CDS encoding NLI interacting factor-like phosphatase family protein, producing MDTDEPNIVDELEQWLESELLEDDGSVTVPSYIQVPFKIHWIASDGSNVVANQILATLSSTQLHETADAQLSTSVDCETTNTETIIGSDVTIENLNTSDETSVESSDSDTKIDDAHFTLPSKDVSGVSSLKYQDSISPSDRPSRKPSLLYSSRHGILRHQVPTDTIIADASTILAIVESIRCSHSVIIHGMCVNCCEVIEDGDGKRPTEAQEELSKRRASKNHLVDANMVIPGFITNDNAVRLDPKICTEMELLELLRLLKKRKLCLVLDLDNTLIHSSCSKVPDDIDIPVIDMYSNSEGWKITYHNEEDNLMYESKLESSVLMTRTLNEMDGSLFVNYYKLRPGVYDFLRRSAELYELYLFTMGTRAHANAALKILDPDGKYFGARVFSRSETNNCFKSLCRIFPKYRNHLLILDDSENIWLDAPGLIKVYPYYFFTDMSVIKNRDARNLGRVAAALQAHCNYSNYIWHSVIMEIWNENEIAVTPLRDKEGFTVPMTLSIPGKQIPTFKYNHLLIANERPKDIFIVDEANASCPKEVNHSNESTKDHQTVTDKDQDVSDKLTAGSPLLGGSMALKTPGITTDLQTTSSGEKVVEAPKKEKVDSSEETKKSDILPSGTIPNKFARQIGKIYVKDNDAQLVYMTRLLCEMHQQFFNELDTAVLDISKLKSLIDAQLLPDVGTLLGRHREKLLRGVVLHVNRDEFRCLKTREAVDFFAKTDLGNTCRRFGVKKPTSERTVTHYLTNNGTSIVLGENTKKVHSQWIEACIYTWTFVPESGFDPSSWKEPFRNFWDALQAQQLNNVKKPY from the exons ATGGACACCGATGAG CCAAATATTGTTGACGAGCTGGAGCAATGGCTAGAGAGTGAGCTGCTAGAAGATGATGGGAGCGTTACTGTCCCATCGTATATACAGGTCCCATTTAAGATACATTGGATAGCTAGTGATGGATCTAATGTGGTGGCCAACCAGATATTGGCCACCCTTTCTTCTACACAACTTCATGAAACCGCTGATGCACAGCTGTCTACGTCCGTTGATTGTGAAACCACGAATACTGAGACAATTATTGGTTCCGATGTAACCATTGAAAATCTAAATACCAGTGATGAAACATCGGTTGAATCAAGTGATAGTGATACAAAAATTGATGATGCTCATTTTACTCTCCCTTCAAAGGATGTTTCTGGAGTCTCTTCTCTAAAATACCAAGATTCCATTTCACCGTCAGATCGGCCATCTCGGAAGCCTTCCCTCTTATATTCTTCTAGGCATGGTATTCTTAGGCACCAGGTGCCCACGGATACAATTATTGCGGATGCTTCAACCATCCTGGCTATAGTGGAGAGTATCCGTTGTTCTCACAGCGTTATCATCCACGGTATGTGCGTGAATTGCTGTGAAGTTATTGAGGATGGTGATGGGAAACGTCCAACTGAAGCTCAAGAGGAACTTTCTAAGAGACGGGCATCAAAAAATCATTTAGTTGACGCTAATATGGTTATTCCTGGTTTCATAACTAATGACAATGCTGTACGTCTTGATCCAAAGATTTGTACGGAAATGGAATTGCTTGAACTTTTGCGTCTTCTCAAGAAACGGAAATTATGCCTTGTTCTAGACTTGGACAATACACTCATCCATTCATCATGTAGCAAGGTACCTgatgatatagacatacctGTGATCGACATGTATTCAAATTCTGAGGGATGGAAGATAACCTACCACAACGAGGAAGATAATCTTATGTATGAATCCAAGCTTGAAAGTTCGGTTTTGATGACCAGGACGTTGAACGAAATGGATGGTAGTTTATTTGTGAACTACTACAAGCTAAGGCCTGGTGTCTATGATTTTTTAAGGCGTTCTGCGGAATTGTATGAACtatatttatttacaatGGGTACGCGAGCACATGCTAACGCAGCTTTAAAGATTCTGGACCCCGATGGAAAGTACTTCGGTGCTCGTGTATTTAGTCGGTCGGAGACTAACAATTGCTTCAAGTCACTTTGTCGCATTTTCCCCAAATATCGCAACCACCTTTTAATTTTGGACGATTCGGAGAATATTTGGCTTGACGCTCCCGGATTGATTAAGGTATACCCTTACTATTTTTTTACTGATATGAGTGTAATAAAGAACCGGGACGCTCGGAATTTAGGCAGGGTAGCCGCCGCTTTGCAGGCACACTGTAACTATTCTAATTATATTTGGCATTCTGTAATCATGGAAATATGgaatgaaaatgaaatagCTGTTACACCATTACGTGACAAGGAGGGGTTTACCGTTCCTATGACTTTGTCCATTCCCGGCAAACAAATTCCTACGTTCAAGTACAACCACCTTCTCATCGCCAATGAGCGACCTAAGGATATATTTATTGTGGATGAGGCCAATGCAAGCTGTCCAAAAGAGGTTAACCATTCAAATGAGTCAACAAAGGACCATCAAACTGTAACTGATAAAGACCAGGATGTTTCTGATAAGTTGACTGCGGGCAGTCCATTATTAGGTGGCAGCATGGCTTTAAAAACACCAGGTATAACTACAGACCTTCAAACGACTAGTAGTGGTGAAAAAGTGGTTGAGGCACCTAAGAAGGAAAAGGTGGATTCTAGTGAAGAAACTAAAAAATCAGATATTCTGCCTAGTGGCACTATTCCAAATAAATTTGCACGTCAAATTGGAAAGATCTATGTAAAGGACAACGACGCCCAGCTAGTATATATGACACGATTATTATGCGAGATGCACCAACAGTTTTTCAATGAATTGGACACAGCAGTTTTGGATATCTCTAAACTCAAGAGCCTAATTGACGCGCAACTTCTACCAGACGTCGGCACTTTATTAGGCAGGCATCGCGAGAAGTTGTTGCGAGGCGTTGTGCTGCATGTTAACCGTGATGAATTCAGGTGTCTGAAGACCAGAGAGGCGGTTGATTTCTTTGCAAAGACGGACCTAGGAAACACTTGTCGGAGATTTGGTGTAAAAAAGCCCACATCCGAACGTACGGTCACGCACTACTTAACTAATAATGGTACATCAATCGTACTGGGagaaaatacaaaaaagGTCCACAGCCAGTGGATAGAggcatgtatatatacatggacATTTGTTCCTGAGTCAGGTTTTGACCCTAGTTCATGGAAGGAGCCATTCCGTAACTTTTGGGATGCGCTGCAGGCGCAACAATTGAATAATGTCAAGAAGCCATATTAG
- a CDS encoding AP2 domain family protein, whose amino-acid sequence MRRHQLMPINLYFHSNKREWRARYMDNGIKKAKHFSCKRYGEKRSFFLASLFMRALAESHEVPSEDFINYWAAITDGFGAFKDPSSDSPDTVQTSSLDSSLLDQAKIKDVRFSCHLSSRQNINNLADTLAEYKLVHHVDGDYTTSTPCLIREDSSVDLNSDTSRDDSDQNSEASVSSKEESAIDQLYDNPRVRSSIFFDGDYGSFMEKQKLLFRVIEDLNTSFFVSKPSVDFVPTVDLESIERDYIVIDQKILGSRDADNSESHNTRPRSLGVNNIPSKRVCSSLMDRKMPRPRDYNLDRVLKRCAECGPDIILTKNKHLQKLVSILSGSNPVEVYSNEVIDGIYTVNRLCAKTQSDFGPRSFYSPSLRHPIDSFVENDSDTINGVDKSVYLDNTLYSYKNAFMMPRNVAGYLTKQKEDLFNSADGDEATMAKMPRMSNSKLANFVESLCGVDFDQKIIENSINQNAKECCDLRSLIQLCQREPDVGDEKDLGRNNESTRVPNEYFTSTANHVGQIEGFDTTHVTYYKNRVVPINAVDNYTSNTAYEYNKGDVVRMEGAGLLDLSTDTFTAFDGRRQNMNHYLEAIDALEKRIRDIQERSEKMQRALHLYSQQPRTEDVNDLQEMLSLETLLFVCDTLMETKRRLHEELRRKVQDELDMINHILPEPLADSLTRILYPNMAS is encoded by the exons ATGAGAAGGCACCAATTAATGCCCATCAATCTGTACTTCCATTCTAACAAGAGG GAATGGCGCGCTCGCTACATGGACAATGGAATCAAGAAAGCGAAGCATTTCTCTTGCAAGAGATATGGAGAGAAACGTTCCTTCTTTCTAGCCTCATTGTTCATGAGAGCACTAGCGGAATCTCATGAGGTGCCATCGGAAGACTTCATCAACTACTGGGCTGCGATAACAGATGGCTTCGGTGCGTTCAAAGACCCGTCTTCGGATTCACCGGATACCGTACAAACGTCATCTCTAGATTCTTCATTGCTAGATCAGGCAAAAATCAAGGACGTACGCTTTAGCTGTCACCTCAGCTCCAGACAAAACATTAACAACTTAGCTGATACATTGGCGGAATATAAATTAGTGCATCACGTTGATGGTGACTATACCACCTCAACTCCTTGCCTGATTCGCGAGGATTCATCTGTGGATTTAAACTCGGACACATCACGGGATGACTCCGATCAGAATTCTGAAGCAAGTGTATCTTCTAAGGAAGAATCCGCCATTGACCAGTTATATGATAACCCTAGGGTAAGGTCATCTATATTTTTTGATGGAGATTATGGCTCATTCATGGAAAAGCAAAAGTTGTTATTCCGTGTAATCGAAGATCTCAACACATCTTTCTTTGTATCCAAACCATCCGTCGACTTTGTTCCCACTGTCGATCTGGAATCGATAGAAAGGGACTACATAGTAATCGATCAAAAGATTCTAGGTTCTAGGGATGCAGATAATAGCGAATCGCACAACACGAGACCACGGTCGTTAGGCgtaaacaacataccatcCAAACGGGTATGTTCCAGTTTAATGGATAGGAAAATGCCTCGGCCGCGGGATTACAATTTGGATCGAGTGTTGAAAAGGTGTGCTGAATGCGGGCCGGACATCATCCTGACGAAAAACAAACATCTGCAAAAACTGGTCTCCATCCTTAGCGGAAGCAACCCAGTAGAAGTGTATTCCAATGAAGTTATTGATGGAATATATACGGTTAACAGACTTTGTGCAAAGACTCAAAGCGATTTTGGACCTAGGTCATTCTATTCGCCATCACTACGCCACCCAATCGACTCGTTTGTTGAAAACGACTCAGACACTATAAATGGCGTGGATAAAAGTGTCTACTTGGATAATACCCTTTATAGCTATAAGAATGCTTTTATGATGCCGCGCAATGTCGCGGGATATCTAACCAAACAAAAGGAAGATCTATTTAACTCCGCTGATGGAGATGAAGCGACAATGGCAAAAATGCCAAGGATGTCTAACAGTAAGCTTGCAAACTTTGTAGAATCGCTATGCGGAGTGGATTTTGACCAAAAGATTATAGAGAATTCGATTAATCAAAACGCCAAAGAATGCTGTGATCTGCGTTCTCTGATACAACTGTGTCAACGTGAGCCAGACGTTGGAGATGAAAAGGATCTGGGACGTAACAATGAAAGCACACGTGTTCCGAATGAATATTTTACAAGTACTGCTAACCATGTAGGTCAAATCGAGGGTTTTGACACCACTCACGTGACTTACTACAAGAACAGGGTAGTCCCAATCAATGCAGTGGACAATTACACCAGCAATACTGCTTACGAGTACAACAAAGGCGATGTGGTACGTATGGAGGGGGCTGGTCTGTTAGACCTCAGCACAGATACTTTCACCGCGTTTGACGGCCGCAGACAAAACATGAACCACTACCTGGAGGCCATAGATGCACTAGAAAAGCGTATACGGGACATTCAGGAGCGCTCGGAGAAGATGCAACGGGCGCTACACCTTTACTCTCAACAGCCAAGAACCGAGGACGTCAATGACTTGCAAGAGATGCTAAGCCTAGAGACTCTGTTGTTCGTATGCGACACGTTGATGGAGACGAAACGCAGATTGCACGAGGAACTGCGCAGGAAAGTTCAAGATGAACTTGACATGATCAACCACATTCTCCCCGAGCCGCTGGCCGACTCCCTAACACGAATACTATACCCTAATATGGCTTCTTGA
- a CDS encoding Sin3 associated polypeptide p18 (SAP18) family protein encodes MRSISSSSRSMSVSRSISIDRDPSSSFSTKNRTDETRHHSESSTDSATMLRTRRPRSDSRGSSSMSYYRSRSRHKRDDSNEYHKYRNSRALRRRSPSRSRSRHRRYSVSPSYSRSHSRGRQSRMHSKSRNSRKEMRRRDKSVDRYRHRGSTSSRDSSYSPPRQRYRRDYSNERRNSRKTIKDYRKSERHNIKDQKHPNVNNRHPEHTSQRTHMRTVKLGKQRVSEYRKPVHQSTSHTYKTNHTPFLLRVYAFLGEANDTAELFKQDQGMFQNSIDTLESVEKLEIYLWEDNTLCDLVYLIKDLCEASRYKEGIWTFTRNDATQEVIGSVDMSRMPYKTYPVTLRSVNFRIGQSLLLLFHGGEKEPTEGAHG; translated from the coding sequence ATGAGGAGTATCAGTAGCTCTAGTCGCTCCATGAGCGTGAGCCGAAGCATTAGCATCGATCGCGATCCTTCGAGTTCATTTTCAACTAAAAATAGAACTGATGAAACGCGCCATCATTCAGAGAGTTCTACAGACTCGGCAACTATGTTACGTACTAGACGACCTCGCTCCGATTCACGAGGTTCGtcatcaatgtcatacTACCGATCAAGGAGCCGTCACAAACGAGACGACAGCAACGAGTATCATAAATATAGGAATTCGCGTGCACTGAGAAGGCGGTCGCCAAGTCGGTCAAGAAGTCGGCATCGCCGATATTCAGTGTCACCTTCGTACAGCAGGTCTCATTCACGTGGACGCCAAAGTAGGATGCATTCGAAGTCACGAAATTCGCGTAAAGAGATGCGTAGAAGGGATAAGAGCGTTGACAGGTATCGACATCGTGGAAGCACATCATCAAGGGATAGTAGCTACTCTCCCCCAAGGCAACGGTACAGGCGTGATTACTCAAACGAACGGCGTAATTCACGCAAAACTATCAAAGATTATAGAAAATCGGAACGTCATAACATAAAGGATCAGAAGCACCCCAATGTCAATAATCGTCATCCTGAACACACTTCGCAGAGAACACATATGCGAACAGTGAAATTAGGCAAACAAAGGGTATCAGAATACCGCAAACCTGTACACCAAAGCACCTCCCACACATACAAGACTAATCACACGCCATTCTTGCTGCGTGTTTATGCATTCCTTGGAGAAGCAAACGACACTGCCGAACTGTTCAAGCAAGACCAAGGGATGTTCCAAAATTCAATAGACACATTGGAATCGGTCGAAAAATTAGAAATTTATTTATGGGAAGATAATACGTTATGTGATTTAGTATACTTAATCAAGGATCTGTGTGAAGCTTCTAGATATAAGGAAGGTATATGGACCTTCACCCGCAATGATGCTACACAGGAGGTCATAGGTTCTGTAGACATGAGTCGAATGCCATACAAAACTTATCCGGTGACTCTCCGCAGCGTTAATTTTCGAATTGGCCAGTCACTGCTGCTCCTTTTTCATGGTGGTGAAAAGGAGCCCACGGAAGGTGCACATGGCTAG
- a CDS encoding GINS complex family protein, with protein MFDRDMSASASFDFLKKRKKNRQWATYEHDGDIDHTTASISTPLAESHPSNKKGSFRGILMDESRKLSQSQSQTQDTTLSDDYYVPVMPLIDYGSCRAFNYVIWARDQMVFGNEEILIQPDLEQDFLSRLEYLRSTVSSQPSEATSSSKIVEAIMEFMVDVEIGYRYLGSNANPFCRLSQIYVNGFIHLRPVNLAIFDFTEPTEELAVTIQRINVSGRVFAHHQLLSHFSQQCEFLPSKYCSGYIPKNVTIHHDYFPNLVTKVLLQRAKRQLVVVKAIVDVPGIDLSAYEGYVFDDLKTGEKAWLPIYMVERLSHFGFVSVDIPVYLTRNSLRELRDREEQGEVLEKLPNYYFFEIAHMFTRSNIFERVNVPNLSNRNHVYSYVSKLAGLIEDIKYQRLKKIRQTLEKIPQRESVISVDNLQYSETFYVNQFLSAYSEVRDINACSDVQSNAQIGNFVGDLENNLIDSLKVPLL; from the exons ATGTTTGATCGCGACATGAGTGCGTCAGCCAGCTTTGACTTCTTGAAGAAGCGGAAAAAGAATCGACAATGGGCTACATATGAGCATGATGGCGATATCG ACCATACTACGGCATCTATATCGACACCTCTTGCTGAATCGCATCCTTCCAATAAAAAGGGTTCCTTCCGAGGTATCCTTATGGATGAATCGCGGAAGCTATCGCAGTCACAATCTCAAACTCAGGATACAACATTAAGTGATGACTATTACGTTCCAGTCATGCCGTTAATTGATTATGGGTCCTGCCGGGCCTTCAATTACGTGATTTGG GCGCGTGATCAAATGGTATTCGGGAACGAAGAGATTTTGATACAACCTGATTTGGAACAGGACTTTCTATCGCGGCTTGAG TATCTTCGTTCAACTGTATCATCTCAACCGTCTGAAGCGACGTCTTCGTCAAAGATTGTAGAAGCCATTATGGAGTTTATGGTTGACGTTGAGATTGGCTATAGATACCTTGGGTCTAATGCCAATCCCTTTTGCCGTTTATCgcaaatatatgtaaaCGGCTTCATCCATCTGCGACCAGTGAATTTGGCCATTTTCGATTTTACAGAACCCACGGAAGAGCTTGCTGTTACAATTCAGAGGATTAATGTATCTGGCAGAGTGTTCGCGCATCATCAGCTGTTGTCACACTTTTCTCAGCAGTGCGAATTTCTGCCTTCAAAGTACTGTTCTGGTTATATCCCTAAGAACGTAACGATTCACCACGATTACTTCCCTAACTTAGTCACGAAGGTTTTGCTACAACGTGCCAAAAGACAACTAGTAGTTGTCAAAGCTATTGTAGACGTACCCGGGATCGACTTGAGTGCATATGAG GGTTATGTCTTTGACGATCTCAAAACGGGAGAAAAAGCATGGCTACCGATATACATGGTAGAACGACTGTCGCACTTCGGGTTTGTCTCCGTGGATATACCAGTTTACCTAACCCGCAATTCTTTACGTGAGCTAAGGGACCGAGAGGAACAGGGTGAAGTTCTTGAAAAATTACCTAATTACTATTTCTTTGAAATAGCCCACATGTTCACTAGATCCAACATCTTTGAGCGAGTCAACGTTCCAAATCTGTCTAATCGCAATCATGTTTACAGCTATGTCTCCAAGTTGGCGGGACTGATCGAAGACATAAAATACCAGCGCTTGAAAAAAATCCGTCAGACGCTGGAAAAGATACCGCAGCGCGAGTCAGTCATATCGGTCGACAATTTGCAGTACTCCGAGACTTTTTACGTCAATCAATTCCTCTCTGCCTACTCTGAAGTAAGAGATATCAATGCTTGTTCTGACGTTCAGTCAAATGCGCAGATAG GTAACTTTGTCGGTGACCTCGAAAACAATTTGATTGACTCCCTGAAGGTACCGCTGCTGTAA
- a CDS encoding putative Ribosome biogenesis protein NSA2, which produces MPQNEYIERHIALHGRRFDHETRMRKKTARAAHTLSKKMQKMRGLKAKIFRKRRYAEKIEMKKQIKNNEEKESKEEVVAPGDGAIPAYLLERGEVNRTKILSNMIKQKRKEKAGKWDVVIPKVRQMNEAEMFRVMKSGKRKKKQWKRMVDKICFIPEDYTRKPPKYEKYIRPTGLRFKKAHVTHPELKTTFFLDIISVKKNPQSNLYTSLGVITKGTIIEVNVSELGLVTQTGKVVWAKYAQVTNNPENDGCINAVLLV; this is translated from the exons ATGCCACAGAACGAATATATAGAGCGTCATATCGCCCTTCATGGGCGGCGTTTCGACCATGAAACGAGAAT GCGAAAGAAAACGGCGAGAGCCGCGCATACTTTGAGCAAGAAGATGCAAAAGATGCGCGGTTTGAAGGCCAAGATATTCAGGAAGCGTCGCTATGCAGAGAAGATCGAGATGAAGAAACA GATCAAGAACAATGAGGAGAAGGAGTCGAAGGAGGAGGTGGTAGCGCCTGGAGATGGTGCTATTCCTGCTTACTTATTGGAGAGGGGTGAAGTTAATCGCACAAAGATCTTATCAAACAtgataaaacaaaaacGCAAAGAAAAGGCAGGCAAGTGGGACGTTGTCATACCAAAG GTTCGACAAATGAATGAAGCCGAAATGTTTAGGGTAATGAAATCGGGTAAGCgtaagaagaagcagtggAAGCGTATGGTCGATAAGATATGTTTCATTCCGGAAGATTACACGCGCAAACCGCCAAAGTATGAAAAGTACATCCGTCCTACGGGGTTGCGCTTCAAAAAGGcacatgttacacatccCGAGCTAAAGACTACTTTCTTCTTGGATATAATATCCGTAAAGAAAAATCCCCAGTCCAATCTCTACACGAGCTTGGGTGTAATCACTAAGGGTACCATTATAGAGGTTAACGTCAGTGAATTGGGTCTTGTGACTCAAACCGGTAAGGTTGTTTGGGCAAAATATGCACAAGTTACCAACAACCCGGAAAATGACGGGTGTATTAACGCAGTACTGCTAGTTTAG